A stretch of DNA from Acanthopagrus latus isolate v.2019 chromosome 7, fAcaLat1.1, whole genome shotgun sequence:
TAGGGTGGTGAGGATAGGACATTTTTTTACCAAGAGTTCTGTTCATATTTCCAGCATCCACCGACAGCCAGTCAAGTTTAATCCATTTGATCTCCATATGCTCTGTTTTTACTGGTTAACTTCATGTACTGGTGTAAGCCAAGTTATTCTTGCACCGACAGATGCCAGTCACATGGTGTGTCTTTCTCGTTAAAAGCAGGAGCTGGTCGAGCCGTATCCCAGCTCAAACTACTGAAACTGTTGAGCTCTTAGGCAAGGAGCATTCATCTGATCAGTGTCACATGATGCAGGAAGTGTGTCAGCATTTTAGTTCTAGTTCCCTTGCTATAGGGAGGGGTACATACACTCGGCCAGCTAGTAAAGGATGAATTATGGGAGCAAGTCATGAACCAGGAGATACCCtacagcttttttcttttttttttctgggattGAATTAGTTGATTCATTCCCCCGAAATCCAGAACACATAGCATTCTCTGATGATTTGCAATAGGATCTCTTCCTCTGTGCAGACAGTAAGAAAATAAAGCTTGTTCCtttgacatgaaaacacagtccAACATAAAAGAGTAATTCAATCAATGTGTTTTGATTCCTGTCAGGTTACCTGTCCTGCTGTCGCTTCCTGGATGACAACCAGATTGTCACTAGCTCTGGAGACACCACCTGGTGAGTTGTGGTACTGCACCCAGTGTTTTCCAATAGAACACCCCACCATGAGCCACCGCCTCAAAAATCACCAAAGAGTTAGTTCAACACCCCCCAAATAGAATTGCATAAAAAAATGGGGCATCAAAAACTTCATTTGTGGTCAAAAAACTATTATATTTGTTGGTGGGACAATTGTAAGGGCTTCCTACAATTACTCCACCCTGtgtgcatttttctgtcaacaATATTTATGGAAACATTCAGCTTTCCATGTCAATATCAAGATTCTCAGTTGTAATTGTTCAAAATCACCTGTGAGctaacatttaaaagacaagtCCTAAGCTCcaagtgtctctctgtctgagcTACATATACTTCATACAGCGTCACGTATGAGGTCAGTCAGATTCAATCAGCGCTCCAGATGTTGTTTCGTAGATTGCAACAGTAGGTTGACAGTGTTCTTTCTGCTGTCTTGCAGTGCTCTGTGGGACATTGAGACTGGTCAGCAGACAACTACATTTGCTGGTCACACCGGTGATGTCATGAGTCTCTCTCTGGCGCCCGACACCAGGCTGTTTGTCTCTGGAGCCTGTGATGCCTCGGCCAAGCTCTGGGACATCAGAGAAGGAATGTGCCGACAGACCTTCACTGGCCACGAGTCAGACATCAACGCTATCTGCGTaaggcctcacacacacacatacttagAGTTTGTATACCAATCATGTCAGGgtgtcaagtctcaagtcatcCAAGGCATGTCCAAGTGAAGAACATCCTGAGTTCATAGTGAGTGTAAAGCTGAGACCAAGAACTTACAGTCAATGGAACCATTACTACTACAAAAATGATGCTACACAAAGACAGCACACTAGATCATTGTGACTGAATCATGATCCATACATTTTCATGATCACTACAAGTAAAGTATTGATTTTGCAGCATATATGAATGCACTTTAGTGACTAATGGAACAGAAAAAAGGTGTGGGTACTGTTGGTACTTCAGGGAAATAACACATGTAATCATGATGACTAAATAAAGACAGTCATTCTGTGTATAATTTGCTACAATCACTCACTTGACCTTTGTTGCAGTTCTTCCCCAATGGCAATGCCTTTGCCACGGGCTCAGACGACGCCACCTGCCGGCTGTTTGACCTGCGTGCTGACCAGGAGCTGATGGTTTACTCACATGACAACATCATCTGCGGCATCACCTCTGTGGCATTCTCCAAGAGTGGCCGCTTACTGCTGGCTGGCTATGACGATTTCAACTGCAACGTCTGGGACACTTTGAAGGCTGACCGTGCTGGTAAGCCACCTGGCAGATGACCTATGTTCTGTACTGACATACTTTTCCGTGCCAAAACATACTTGCATCCAAAACATGTCTGATAGATACTGGACATGACACATTTTAGGTTAGTTAGCAAATCCTCAGGCAAATATCCAcccaaaaacaacttttattaACAGGCATTTGATGTTGCGTTTTCCACTTCAAACTCTAAAGGATTTCTTTAATTATCATGGAGGATAGTTGGCCAAATATATCATGAAGTCTGTATATACTGGTGATCCATTACTGTGATGGCACTTTCAGCCACCTGACTAACCAGCCGCAAATGTCAGAGTTCAGCAGCAGTCCCAGTCCCAGTTGTTGGCCAGAACTCATTCCAGATGTTAGTTGTTTTCTACAACTCATAAGTAAAGCAGATTGGTCTAGTTCAGTAGTGAACACAGTCAACAGAGGAACGTCGAGATCACCTTGCCAGTTGCTGCTCAAAGCGGGCGTGGCTCTCACTCTGTTGGTTTTGGGAAGTTAGACATATTGGGTGACCATccaaacaacacagcacaatgTACTGAGGTTTGCACTGCATCTTTACTACTTACTGAATAACAGCAGAATGATTGGCAGTTTTGAGGCACATAGAAAACCATTAACTGAAGGGAGAGGTTCCTGAGGCACGTTGTAGGAAAGTGTGTATGCTAAAATATAAACTGCAGAGTCACAGTGTGAAAAGCATCCAGATGTGGAAATTTGTTTAACTGCAAGGTGAGGCAGGTtttatcaaaaatacaaattagtTTATACAtttgaactgctgctgttttgagtATTATGACTAATGACACATGTCCTTTAGGTATTATTGTTAATGAACGTCTTACTAATTCCCAGTTGGGAAGAAAAGAGTTGTTTAATTCCTTGTTGTGCAAAATTGCAATTTAATCAAACTGTAATTAttataaatttttttttggggggggggttatccAAGTGCACACACCTTTTACAGTTGTGAGTGTCCTCCCATAGACTTTGTCATGATGTGACGTTGTTTTTTGATTTCATTATCTGCATCTGGAACGTTAAACAGCTGGTTAGTCAATTTCCTGTTAAACACTACCACATAAGGCAACTGAACATTTCCAAACACGGTTGTGAAAAGTTTACTGACTAGTACCACTCAGAGAGAGGATACAAGAAATGTTACAGTTGGCCACCCAGAGATGTGTGAATActcagcaggagctgcagggctCCATGGCTGCAGTGGGAGACACTGTCATACAACGACTCTTGTCTGGCTGCTTCACAAGTCGCAGCTTTATGCTTGTTGAAAAAGAACTCACATGACATCTGGACTAGTGTTTGCCAGAAGGTAACTCTGCAACACTTGGAAATAAAGTAGAGGAAACTATAGTATTATGAGCAGACTGTTAGCTGTTAGACTGTCACACTGAATGCTAAATTTGGTGACGCATCAGTAGATGCACATAGACCCTACATTGCTTGGTATGGCTTCAGAACAACATTTaatgtcctgcagctgccaaGTCTGTTTTTGAGGATCCCAGGACCTAAGAATTCATGTTAACTCACGCATAACGAACACAATTTCAGCAGTTTGGCAAAGGAGAATAGGGGTAAAAATGTAGTGGTCAGATGTACAAATCTGATGCAGATCTGTCCACATGCATTTGATGggttcttttgttttcacaaagtCTAACTGATTTGTGGGAAATTTGTGTTACTTTGACTTTAAAGCATCTTTTTTATGGTGAATACTTTTTATTGGCACTTTATGTCCTTTTTATATTTGATGTAGATATTTAGGGAAAATTGTTGATCATCAGAGGATACAGGAGTTTAAAAAATGCTCTTAGAAATGGTGACCTGGCCTTAAACTGGTCAGAAATACAAGACAATAGATGGACGCTGGATTTCTTTACACAGGGAATGAACAACTTCTTTGGTTGTTGCCGTTTGAATAGCATTGTGATGTAGTGCCCCTACTTGAAATGTCATTATAGCAGACTTAAAGCTTCATATTGTGCCGCCAGTTACTCTACAAACaccatttcattgtttttgacCAACAATCAGCAGTCAGATATTGCTGATGTACAAGGTTGTTTACTGTATTCAGTACAGTATACaagttgatggttttatgatTTTGTATGCATAGTATTTTATATGAACTTTTGGTTGTATTAGAATACTTGAAATAGTAGTTGTAGGCctcaatttaaaagattttgATACATATAAAAGGAATTCATATACATCTGGGAGAGCAGCAAGTGTCACCTGCTCCTGCAGTGAAGACCCCCCTCTGGAGCCATGAATACTTTACAGTTATTGACTGCATAGTGGGATAGGGATCAGAGGAGGCTCACATCTGAGTAGGCTATTCCAAATTCACATACACATATGTGATCAATTTGTGGGTGGAATATTGATTTTCAGCATATTGGGTCAGTATTAGCCTTTTATCATTCTAAGTCTAAGGGCTCAGCTAACAGCATCTGGAATTTATGCTGCTCTTTGTGGTTTGTACCAAACAGCCAAAAGACATCGTCCTTTTGTCACATCATGCTTCCAAAATTCCCAATATAACAGTTATGACTTCAGTGTACAGTACATTCTGATATCCAGTGAGTTAGTGTGTATAAGTCTAACCTAGCATATGAAATCCATCAGATGGAGCAGGTGTGGTGCTGTGTCTTAACCTctggtgtgtctgcaggtgtccTGGCTGGTCATGATAATCGGGTGAGCTGCTTGGGTGTGACCGACGACGGCATGGCAGTGGCAACAGGGTCCTGGGACAGCTTCCTCAAGATCTGGAACTAGAGTCTGAAGGTGAGTGATGAACTGTGTATCAGTAGAGAGAGTGGGGTGGTTCATCAGGAATGGTTTGGTAAGGGCATCAGCCACATGGGACCTCACCTAGACTTTGTATTtactgccacctggtggttCGGATGGAGAGTGCATCATATGAACGTTACATCACATCAGTTACACATAGTGGAACTGTTGTACCTGTGTAAAATTTTTACCATATTCATAATGTAGAAACTTCTCAAATCTTGAAGCGATATTAAGATAGTACTTGaatttaaactgaaatgtgactaaaataatgtttttgaaagttttttgtCTGCAGTTGGTGAATATTTTTAAGAGCTAATTAAAACTGGGGCAGAGTAATATGCACATTTGATCAGCCCTTGATTGCTTGGGCAGTGGGAtattaagttgagtgaggataatcaaaaaatgtgtttttcttttgtctgtttgtttccagaTGGCATCTGGACTCCAAAGTTGAGTGGAAGACCATTCCAACATCACAATGTTCAATTTTATTGCATATCCAATCTTTTCAAAAACACCATGATACTGACTCCAAACACCCCAAAAAACTATCAAGGGCaaaaattctctctctctttctccccttcTCATTTAAAAGAGCACAATTGTCTGTCACTCATTCAGCtactcaaaaagaaaagaaaaaaaagctcaaggAATTTATAGTGGTTTCAAAATGGAACGGAGGGGAAATATTGTGCATTCCTCCCATGACCATGGTCTGGTATTGTAGTAAGTGAAAATACAACACCCCACCGCCGCTGCCGCCACCGCCACCAAGGAAACATGTCCTGCGTCCTCATTATACACAGGTCTGAGTGAAGGTTATTACATGACAGTGATCTAACTCTTAATAGCTTTTTGGCCATGTTTATATAtgttcctttgttgtttttcattattttattttatttttttttgtttaagagAAGTAGATCAGTGAACTGTCAGTTAATGTTTAAAACGAGGATcaaagctttgttttatttcctagTCTTTACACATTTTAGAGAATGTTTTTAAGTTGGAAACTAAAAGAACCTCCAGATCACGTCATTTTAGATCCAGCTTTATCCCACTGGAGAACAAAGCGAGAGAATTGAGCTTCAACAGGGAGTCCTCAAGCCACTTCTGGCCCTTCTGTATATTTAGTCCCATGATACttttactgtttctttttttccagtgtagTCCACAAATCTTTGTTTGCACAAAAATTAAACTTTGCATATATAGAATAAtgtctaaagaaaaaaagttaactaACCAAGCACATGCTGTTTATGATAATGAATGCTCGTTTTTAAAacgaaaaacaacaaaaaaaaacaaaccattttaaCCATTCTTACACCTTTTTGTCTGGCGACAGTGTAGAATAATTAAATGAAGATTAACCCATCGGATCATAATCCACCCCTCCccactttttttattcttttttttttctttttttttttctttttctttttcttttttttctcctttaattttgttttccctGGTTTCTGTTGCCCGTGGTTGGGACCGGTGATGTGATTTGGTCGGGTAGGGAGTACCTCCACTTTAGCCCGGTTACAATCCGGACGTTTCTCTTTTAACAGAGGTGCCCATTCCGTGCTTGGAAATGCAGTTACTACTCTGTGAATGACATGTTGTATAAATCAATGtttgaaaataatgatattgaaactttttaagttaaaaatgaaaaaaaaaagattttggtTGTTTGCCATGGGTGGGTTATCTCTTAGAATCGCATGCTGTAGAATTGCTTAAAAAGGTGCATATGGAATTAAGTcctttgatgtttttctttaagaaaataaCCTGTTGAATATATCAATACAAtggtatttatatttttcttttttctttttcgttttttttttccttctttttatttttggctaCTCCGTGCATACATGATTCAACTAAAATGTCAAAGCTATGCACTTGAGAAGCAAACCCTGCAACATAAACGGTTACTTGGTCCATTCTTGGGAGGGATTCCACAAATTAAGAAGTATcgtaaatgtttaaattgtaCACATGCATACGTACATTCATTCACCTAAACATACACAATCTCAAATGGAACAAATAAATTTTCATTCCTTCTGTAGCAAACACAATTCCacttacaaagaaaaacattttataacaggtttttttctgtcctttaataaaaaatgaaaaaaaaaaatcttgcagcATCTGAATGGCAGAATTTTCTGTTGTTCCCTTCTCCTTGTAAACAGAGACGCTCTTTCTTTAGCAGTAGTGACATTTTTTccattctgttttttctctgcgACATTCTGTACAAAAAATGTGCTGTAATTGTGCGTTAGGCCTGGAgttggcaaaaaataaaatgaaataaaaaatattaaaaattaattaaattccctttccttttctctctttctccatcaaATAACTGTAGAGCTCTGCACCCCCACTGTTCCCTTTTCAccttttgtatttaattttaaagtcaGTCAGTGTACAACCGAAAGCTGGATGCAAGATAGAAACTATATTAAAATGTACTGTTAT
This window harbors:
- the gnb1a gene encoding guanine nucleotide-binding protein G(I)/G(S)/G(T) subunit beta-1; the encoded protein is MSELDQLRQEAEQLKNQIRDARKACADATLSQITANIDPVGRIQMRTRRTLRGHLAKIYAMHWGTDSRLLVSASQDGKLIIWDSYTTNKVHAIPLRSSWVMTCAYAPSGNYVACGGLDNICSIYNLKTREGNVRVSRELAGHTGYLSCCRFLDDNQIVTSSGDTTCALWDIETGQQTTTFAGHTGDVMSLSLAPDTRLFVSGACDASAKLWDIREGMCRQTFTGHESDINAICFFPNGNAFATGSDDATCRLFDLRADQELMVYSHDNIICGITSVAFSKSGRLLLAGYDDFNCNVWDTLKADRAGVLAGHDNRVSCLGVTDDGMAVATGSWDSFLKIWN